Proteins encoded in a region of the Microbacterium neungamense genome:
- a CDS encoding ATP-dependent 6-phosphofructokinase, translating to MKIGILTSGGDCPGLNAVIRGVVLKGTTTYELEFVGIRDGWRGVVDGDFFPLTRHEVKGLSKVGGTILGTSRTNPCEGPRGGAERIAKTLAAHGIDGIVAIGGEGTLAAADRLSKDGIKVLGVPKTIDNDLRATDYSFGFDTAVNIATDAMDRLRTTGDSHQRCMVAEVMGRHVGWIALHAGMAAGAHAICIPEVPMSIEEICDLVTSAHDRGRAPLVVVSEGFKLKGMDEAYSDKGLDAFNRPRLGGISEILAPEIERITGIETRSTVLGHIQRGGSPSAFDRVLATRLGLHTADALVDEAWGQMVALRGTDIVRVPFAEALGELNTVPLYRYEEAAALFG from the coding sequence ATGAAGATCGGCATCCTCACGAGCGGCGGCGACTGCCCCGGCCTCAACGCGGTGATCCGCGGCGTCGTCCTCAAGGGCACCACCACGTACGAGCTCGAGTTCGTCGGCATCCGCGACGGATGGCGCGGCGTCGTCGACGGCGACTTCTTCCCGCTGACCCGCCACGAGGTGAAGGGCCTGTCGAAGGTGGGCGGCACCATCCTCGGCACCAGCCGCACCAACCCGTGCGAGGGGCCGCGCGGGGGAGCGGAGCGCATCGCGAAGACGCTCGCGGCGCACGGCATCGACGGGATCGTCGCGATCGGCGGCGAGGGCACGCTGGCCGCGGCCGACCGGCTCTCGAAGGACGGCATCAAGGTGCTCGGCGTGCCGAAGACGATCGACAACGACCTGCGCGCGACCGACTACTCCTTCGGCTTCGACACCGCCGTGAACATCGCCACCGACGCCATGGACCGGCTGCGCACCACCGGCGACTCGCACCAGCGCTGCATGGTCGCCGAGGTGATGGGACGTCACGTCGGCTGGATCGCTTTGCACGCCGGCATGGCCGCGGGAGCGCACGCCATCTGCATCCCCGAGGTGCCGATGTCGATCGAGGAGATCTGCGATCTCGTCACCAGCGCGCACGACCGGGGGCGGGCGCCGCTCGTGGTCGTGTCCGAGGGCTTCAAGCTCAAGGGCATGGACGAGGCGTACAGCGACAAGGGGCTGGACGCGTTCAACCGGCCGCGCCTGGGCGGGATCAGCGAGATCCTCGCCCCCGAGATCGAGCGCATCACCGGGATCGAGACCCGCTCCACCGTGCTCGGCCACATCCAGCGCGGCGGCTCGCCGTCCGCCTTCGACCGGGTGCTGGCCACCCGGCTCGGCCTGCACACCGCCGACGCCCTCGTCGACGAGGCGTGGGGGCAGATGGTGGCGCTGCGGGGCACCGACATCGTCCGCGTCCCGTTCGCCGAGGCGCTCGGCGAGCTGAACACGGTGCCGCTGTACCGGTACGAGGAGGCCGCGGCGCTGTTCGGGTGA
- a CDS encoding S9 family peptidase, giving the protein MTDSRPTPPLAARRIRTRTHHGDSVDDPYEWLRAKDDPEVIAHLEAENAYTAERTAHLEPLRERLFQEVKSRVLETDLSVPTREGDWWYYGRTEEGAQYGIHCRTAARGDDWTPPVLEPGVPVPGEQVLLDGNAEAEGHDFFALGAMDVSDDGRMLLWSTDFDGSEVYTVHVRDLTTGERLADEIPNTAQAFFTPDGRAVLYTTRDEAWRPDTLWLHRLGTSIAEDVKLFHEPDERFWLGAGITRSRRYLVIGLGSKITSEELLVDLSDLTAPPRVVWPRREGVEYSLDHAVVDGEDRLLILHNDGALDFELVSVPASDPQAERTVILPHVPGRRLLEVDCFRDFATVEYRREGLARAALLDYRTGGIDEVSFDEPLYEAYFSGNPEWHAPFLRMGYGSFVTPATVLELEVATGERHIRKQQPVLGGYEPAAYGQRRDWAEAPDGSRVPISLVWNRAFGEPGEEPRPLHLYGYGSYEHSIDPGFSAMRLSMLDRGVVFAVAHVRGGGEMGRSWYEDGKLLNKKNTFTDFIACARHLVAAGVTTPERMVAEGGSAGGLLMGAAANLAPELFAGILAAVPFVDALTSILDPSLPLTVVEWDEWGDPLHDPDVYAYMKSYSPYENVREGVAYPRILAMTSLNDTRVLYVEPAKWVARLREAGAADVLLKCEMSAGHGGVSGRYNAWRERAFELAWMLDVLGLADAEPVPPVAP; this is encoded by the coding sequence GTGACCGACTCCCGCCCGACTCCCCCGCTCGCCGCACGCCGCATCCGCACCCGCACGCACCACGGAGACAGCGTGGACGACCCGTACGAGTGGCTGCGCGCGAAGGACGACCCCGAGGTGATCGCGCACCTGGAGGCGGAGAACGCGTACACCGCGGAGCGCACCGCCCACCTCGAGCCGCTGCGCGAGCGGCTGTTCCAGGAGGTGAAGAGCCGGGTCCTGGAGACCGACCTGTCCGTCCCCACCCGGGAGGGCGACTGGTGGTACTACGGCCGCACCGAGGAGGGCGCGCAGTACGGCATCCACTGCCGCACCGCCGCGCGCGGCGACGACTGGACGCCGCCGGTGCTCGAGCCCGGGGTGCCGGTCCCCGGTGAGCAGGTGCTGCTGGACGGGAACGCGGAGGCCGAGGGGCACGACTTCTTCGCCCTCGGCGCGATGGACGTGTCGGACGACGGCCGGATGCTGCTGTGGTCCACCGACTTCGACGGCTCCGAGGTGTACACGGTGCACGTCCGCGACCTCACCACCGGCGAGCGCCTGGCGGACGAGATCCCGAACACGGCGCAGGCGTTCTTCACCCCGGACGGGCGTGCGGTCCTGTACACGACGCGCGACGAGGCGTGGCGGCCGGACACGCTGTGGCTGCACCGGCTCGGCACCTCGATCGCGGAGGACGTGAAGCTGTTCCACGAGCCGGACGAGCGGTTCTGGCTCGGCGCCGGCATCACCCGCAGCCGCCGGTACCTCGTGATCGGGCTGGGCTCGAAGATCACCAGCGAGGAGCTGCTGGTCGACCTCTCCGATCTCACCGCGCCGCCGCGCGTGGTCTGGCCGCGGCGGGAGGGCGTGGAGTACTCCCTGGACCACGCCGTCGTCGACGGCGAGGACCGGCTGCTGATCCTGCACAACGACGGGGCGCTGGACTTCGAGCTGGTGTCGGTGCCGGCATCCGACCCGCAGGCCGAGCGGACGGTGATCCTGCCGCACGTGCCGGGCCGTCGGCTGCTCGAGGTGGACTGCTTCCGCGACTTCGCGACGGTGGAGTACCGCAGGGAGGGCCTGGCCCGAGCGGCGCTGCTCGACTACCGCACCGGCGGCATCGACGAGGTGTCGTTCGACGAGCCGCTGTACGAGGCGTACTTCAGCGGCAACCCGGAGTGGCATGCGCCGTTCCTGCGCATGGGGTACGGCTCGTTCGTGACCCCGGCGACCGTGCTGGAGTTGGAGGTGGCCACCGGCGAGCGCCACATCCGCAAGCAGCAGCCGGTGCTCGGCGGCTACGAGCCCGCCGCGTACGGGCAGCGCCGGGACTGGGCGGAGGCGCCGGACGGCAGCCGCGTGCCGATCTCGCTGGTGTGGAACCGCGCCTTCGGCGAGCCCGGTGAGGAGCCCCGCCCGCTGCACCTGTACGGGTACGGCTCGTACGAGCACTCGATCGACCCGGGGTTCTCCGCGATGCGGCTGTCGATGCTGGACCGCGGCGTGGTGTTCGCGGTGGCGCACGTGCGCGGCGGCGGCGAGATGGGCCGCAGCTGGTACGAGGACGGCAAGCTGCTGAACAAGAAGAACACCTTCACCGACTTCATCGCCTGCGCCCGGCACCTCGTGGCTGCCGGGGTGACCACTCCCGAGCGGATGGTCGCCGAGGGCGGCTCGGCGGGCGGGCTGCTCATGGGCGCGGCGGCCAACCTCGCGCCCGAGCTTTTCGCCGGCATCCTCGCCGCGGTGCCGTTCGTCGATGCGCTCACCTCCATCCTCGACCCGTCGCTGCCGCTCACGGTGGTCGAGTGGGACGAGTGGGGCGACCCGCTGCACGACCCGGACGTGTACGCGTACATGAAGTCGTACAGCCCGTACGAGAACGTCCGGGAGGGCGTCGCATACCCGCGCATCCTCGCGATGACGTCGCTGAACGACACCCGGGTGCTGTACGTGGAGCCGGCGAAGTGGGTGGCGCGGCTGCGCGAGGCGGGAGCCGCCGACGTGCTGCTGAAGTGCGAGATGTCCGCCGGTCACGGCGGCGTCAGCGGGCGCTACAACGCGTGGCGGGAGCGGGCGTTCGAGCTGGCCTGGATGCTCGACGTCCTCGGCCTCGCCGACGCCGAGCCGGTGCCGCCGGTCGCCCCGTAG
- a CDS encoding peptidase, with protein sequence MNVEIDWGAFVLVFAAALIGAVAVVFFYALGLRMLVRSGRVPVVSPAEFTDAITVVSEKEARKAAKQAAKAARKNPLTEGQKRLAYTAAVACFGMCAVAVIGGILLIVLG encoded by the coding sequence ATGAACGTCGAGATCGACTGGGGTGCGTTCGTCCTGGTGTTCGCCGCCGCGCTGATCGGCGCGGTCGCCGTCGTGTTCTTCTACGCGCTCGGGCTGCGGATGCTCGTGCGCAGCGGACGGGTGCCGGTGGTGAGCCCGGCGGAGTTCACGGATGCCATCACGGTCGTCTCCGAGAAGGAGGCGCGCAAGGCGGCGAAGCAGGCGGCCAAGGCCGCCCGGAAGAACCCGCTCACCGAGGGGCAGAAGCGGCTGGCGTACACGGCCGCGGTGGCCTGCTTCGGCATGTGCGCGGTCGCGGTGATCGGCGGCATCCTGCTGATCGTGCTCGGCTGA
- a CDS encoding phosphodiesterase, giving the protein MHDLPSFGRHAPASHTIVHLSDPHFLAGSARHPGGADTDANLGRTLDAVRRVHPHPSAIVVTGDLTDLGEPDAYRRLRGMLEPAAAELACPLVWVAGNHDERPALRAGLLDAPATEEPVTGVWDLDGLRLIALDTSVPGWHHGDLDEGQLRWLADQLRTPAPHGTLLAMHHPPLPAHVPLFDILELRHQDELADVIRGTDVRGILAGHLHYSSTGMFAGVPVSVASSTCYTMNVARPAAEVNGMDAAQAFQLVHVYADTITHTVVPVVEAATGEFFTEEWLRAMARLTPEQRLEAFSRKPPRGSA; this is encoded by the coding sequence ATGCACGATCTGCCCTCGTTCGGCCGCCACGCCCCGGCATCCCACACGATCGTTCACCTCAGCGACCCGCACTTCCTCGCCGGCTCGGCCCGGCACCCGGGCGGGGCGGACACGGATGCGAACCTCGGCCGCACCCTCGACGCGGTGCGACGCGTGCATCCGCATCCGTCCGCGATCGTGGTGACCGGAGACCTCACCGACCTCGGCGAGCCGGACGCATACCGGCGGCTGCGCGGGATGCTGGAGCCGGCGGCCGCCGAGCTGGCCTGCCCGCTGGTGTGGGTGGCGGGGAACCACGACGAGCGCCCCGCGCTGCGCGCCGGGCTGCTGGACGCCCCCGCCACGGAGGAGCCGGTGACCGGCGTGTGGGACCTCGACGGGCTGCGGCTCATCGCCCTCGACACCAGCGTCCCCGGCTGGCATCACGGCGACCTCGACGAGGGGCAGCTGCGCTGGCTGGCCGACCAGCTGCGCACGCCGGCACCGCACGGGACGCTGCTGGCGATGCACCACCCGCCGCTGCCGGCGCACGTGCCGCTGTTCGACATCCTCGAGCTGCGGCACCAGGACGAGCTGGCCGATGTCATCCGGGGCACCGACGTGCGTGGCATCCTGGCCGGGCATCTGCACTACTCCTCGACCGGCATGTTCGCCGGGGTGCCGGTCAGCGTCGCCTCCTCGACGTGCTACACGATGAACGTCGCCCGTCCCGCCGCGGAGGTGAACGGGATGGATGCCGCGCAGGCGTTCCAGCTGGTGCACGTCTATGCCGACACGATCACGCACACGGTGGTGCCGGTCGTCGAGGCGGCGACGGGGGAGTTCTTCACCGAGGAGTGGCTGCGCGCCATGGCCCGGCTCACCCCGGAGCAGCGGCTGGAGGCGTTCTCGCGCAAGCCGCCCCGGGGAAGCGCGTAG
- a CDS encoding aspartate ammonia-lyase — MAADAPAPTRTETDSLGSMEIPAEAYWGIHTARAEANFPITKRPISVYPDLIRALAMVKQASARANKEIGVLDAERADLIDHAAQRVIDGEFHDQFIVGVIQGGAGTSTNMNANEVITNIALEMAGRQKGDYAYLSPIDHTNRSQSTNDVYPTAIKIGLSLTLRSLLDELDLLRKSFLSKSEEFHDVLKVGRTQLQDAVPMTLGQEFHGFATTLGEDHSRLTENAWLLYEINMGATAIGTGITTHPDYAAAVLKHLREITGLDLVTATDLVESTSDTGSFMSFSSSLKRNAIKLSKICNDLRLLSSGPQAGLGEINLPAKQAGSSIMPGKVNPVIPEVVNQVAFAVAGADLTVTMAVEGGQLQLNAFEPVIAHSIFQSITWMRQAMWTLRVNCVDGITANRDRLGAMVGASVGVVTALTPFIGYAAAAALAKTALLTNRNVADLVVEAGLMTREEVTKQISPARLSGLETVTAAIPVIAAEDLPQN, encoded by the coding sequence ATGGCCGCCGACGCGCCTGCCCCGACCCGTACCGAGACCGATTCCCTGGGAAGCATGGAGATCCCCGCCGAAGCGTACTGGGGGATCCACACCGCCCGCGCCGAGGCGAACTTCCCCATCACGAAGCGCCCGATCTCGGTGTATCCCGACCTGATCCGCGCCCTGGCGATGGTGAAGCAGGCCAGCGCCCGCGCCAACAAGGAGATCGGCGTACTCGACGCCGAGCGCGCGGACCTCATCGACCACGCCGCCCAGCGGGTCATCGACGGCGAGTTCCACGACCAGTTCATCGTCGGCGTGATCCAGGGCGGCGCCGGCACGTCGACCAACATGAACGCCAACGAGGTCATCACGAACATCGCGCTCGAGATGGCCGGCCGCCAGAAGGGCGACTACGCCTACCTGTCGCCGATCGACCACACCAACCGCAGCCAGTCGACCAACGACGTGTACCCGACCGCGATCAAGATCGGCCTGTCGCTGACGCTGCGCTCGCTGCTGGACGAGCTCGACCTGCTGCGCAAGTCGTTCCTGTCCAAGTCGGAGGAGTTCCACGACGTCCTCAAGGTCGGCCGCACCCAGCTGCAGGACGCCGTGCCGATGACCCTGGGCCAGGAGTTCCACGGCTTCGCCACGACCCTCGGCGAGGACCACAGCCGCCTCACCGAGAACGCCTGGCTGCTGTACGAGATCAACATGGGCGCCACCGCCATCGGCACCGGCATCACCACGCACCCGGACTACGCCGCGGCCGTGCTGAAGCACCTGCGCGAGATCACCGGGCTGGACCTGGTCACCGCGACCGACCTGGTCGAGTCGACCAGCGACACCGGCTCGTTCATGTCGTTCTCCTCGTCGCTCAAGCGCAACGCGATCAAGCTGTCGAAGATCTGCAACGACCTGCGTCTGCTCTCCTCCGGTCCGCAGGCCGGCCTCGGCGAGATCAACCTGCCCGCCAAGCAGGCGGGTTCGAGCATCATGCCGGGCAAGGTGAACCCGGTCATCCCCGAGGTGGTCAACCAGGTCGCGTTCGCCGTGGCCGGCGCGGACCTGACCGTGACGATGGCGGTCGAGGGCGGCCAGCTGCAGCTGAACGCCTTCGAGCCGGTGATCGCGCACTCGATCTTCCAGTCGATCACGTGGATGCGCCAGGCGATGTGGACGCTGCGGGTGAACTGCGTCGACGGCATCACCGCGAACCGCGACCGGCTGGGCGCCATGGTCGGCGCCTCGGTCGGCGTCGTCACCGCGCTCACGCCCTTCATCGGCTACGCGGCGGCGGCGGCCCTCGCCAAGACGGCGCTGCTGACGAACCGCAACGTCGCCGACCTCGTGGTCGAGGCGGGGCTGATGACCCGTGAGGAGGTCACCAAGCAGATCTCGCCGGCGCGCCTGTCGGGCCTGGAGACGGTGACGGCGGCCATCCCGGTGATCGCCGCCGAGGATCTGCCGCAGAACTGA
- a CDS encoding fumarylacetoacetate hydrolase family protein gives MRFAHLRAPESDSIRLAVVDGLDAILVSDLVDPAPATLQQLIEGGDELLARIRSAVSEGGAPRHPLDGFGFASAVLAPPAVLAVGLNYAAHSSELGLKTDTAPTVFTLWPNSLTGHEGTTSWPRALSENVDYEAELGVIIGVPTKDVDAADALDAVWGYTVVNDITARNIQFAEAQWSRCKSFDGFTPTGPVVVTADEIPDPQDLHIWTVVDGHTVQDSTTGQMVRSVATLIAHLSTSITLLPGTLISTGSPGGAGYSRDPQIFLRDRSTVTVGIDGIGELTTHCRILD, from the coding sequence ATGCGTTTCGCCCATCTGCGCGCTCCAGAATCCGATTCGATCCGGCTCGCCGTCGTCGACGGACTGGACGCCATCCTCGTCTCCGACCTCGTCGACCCCGCCCCCGCCACGCTGCAGCAGCTGATCGAGGGCGGCGACGAGCTGCTCGCCCGCATCCGGTCCGCGGTCTCCGAGGGCGGTGCGCCGCGGCATCCGCTCGACGGCTTCGGATTCGCCTCCGCCGTGCTGGCGCCGCCCGCGGTGCTCGCCGTCGGCCTGAACTACGCCGCCCACTCCAGCGAGCTGGGGCTGAAGACCGACACCGCTCCCACCGTGTTCACGCTCTGGCCGAACTCGCTCACCGGGCACGAGGGCACCACGTCCTGGCCGCGCGCCCTCAGCGAGAACGTCGACTACGAGGCCGAGCTGGGCGTGATCATCGGCGTCCCCACCAAGGACGTCGACGCCGCCGACGCGCTCGACGCGGTGTGGGGCTACACGGTCGTGAACGACATCACCGCGCGGAACATCCAGTTCGCCGAGGCGCAGTGGTCGCGCTGCAAGTCGTTCGACGGCTTCACCCCCACCGGGCCGGTCGTGGTGACCGCCGACGAGATCCCCGACCCGCAGGACCTGCACATCTGGACCGTCGTCGACGGGCACACCGTGCAGGACTCCACGACCGGGCAGATGGTGCGCTCGGTGGCCACGCTGATCGCCCACCTGTCGACCTCGATCACCCTGCTTCCCGGGACCCTGATCTCCACCGGAAGCCCGGGCGGCGCCGGCTACTCGCGCGACCCGCAGATCTTCCTGCGCGACCGGTCCACGGTCACCGTCGGCATCGACGGCATCGGCGAGCTGACCACGCACTGCCGCATCCTGGACTGA
- a CDS encoding PrsW family intramembrane metalloprotease has translation MPALPMPVRKGRTASIWLFGVLGFLLLLLIAYFVLALGPGASVVGLILAIIPLAIVLLGIRLIDRWEPEPRSLIVFAVAWGAVASVGLTLLIDLALAVGVGMRSEFFSAVIQAPVVEEITKGAGLLIIYLIGRRAFDGPVDGIVYGALVGAGFAFTENVQYFAVSLIEGGVVQLTITFVLRALMSPFAHAMFTALTGFAIGLAARRGANGGGVLGAAAVGAVGAMALHAFWNGSSLLGDFFALYLTAQVPLFVGFILAIIALRREEARLTRERLGDYAAAGWFTPEEVTMLATPAGRRIGMKWAAGLRGDRRPLMRSFIKDAAALAAVRQRAMHGRDVHAAADEQALLMRMRATRAALLAY, from the coding sequence ATGCCCGCGCTGCCGATGCCGGTGCGCAAGGGGCGCACCGCCTCGATCTGGCTGTTCGGCGTGCTCGGCTTCCTGCTGCTGCTGCTGATCGCCTACTTCGTCCTCGCGCTCGGCCCCGGCGCGTCCGTCGTGGGGCTCATCCTGGCGATCATCCCGCTGGCGATCGTGCTGCTGGGGATCCGGCTGATCGACCGATGGGAGCCGGAGCCGCGGAGCCTGATCGTGTTCGCGGTGGCGTGGGGAGCCGTCGCCTCGGTGGGGCTCACCCTGCTGATCGACCTCGCCCTGGCGGTCGGCGTCGGCATGCGCTCGGAGTTCTTCAGCGCGGTGATCCAGGCGCCCGTGGTGGAGGAGATCACCAAGGGCGCCGGCCTGCTGATCATCTACCTGATCGGCCGTCGCGCGTTCGACGGCCCGGTGGACGGCATCGTCTACGGCGCCCTCGTCGGCGCCGGGTTCGCGTTCACCGAGAACGTGCAGTACTTCGCGGTCAGCCTGATCGAGGGCGGCGTGGTGCAGCTGACGATCACCTTCGTCCTCCGCGCGCTGATGTCGCCGTTCGCGCACGCCATGTTCACCGCGCTCACCGGCTTCGCGATCGGCCTGGCGGCCCGACGCGGCGCGAACGGCGGGGGAGTGCTGGGCGCCGCGGCGGTCGGCGCCGTCGGGGCCATGGCGCTGCACGCGTTCTGGAACGGCTCCTCGCTGCTGGGCGACTTCTTCGCGCTCTACCTCACCGCGCAGGTGCCGCTGTTCGTCGGGTTCATCCTCGCGATCATCGCCCTGCGCCGCGAGGAGGCGCGGCTGACCCGGGAACGGCTCGGCGACTACGCGGCCGCCGGTTGGTTCACCCCGGAGGAGGTCACCATGCTCGCCACCCCGGCCGGGCGCAGGATCGGGATGAAGTGGGCCGCCGGTCTCCGCGGCGATCGCCGTCCGCTGATGCGCTCGTTCATCAAGGACGCCGCGGCGCTCGCGGCGGTGCGGCAGCGGGCGATGCACGGCCGGGACGTGCACGCCGCAGCGGACGAGCAGGCGCTGCTGATGCGGATGCGGGCGACGAGGGCGGCGCTGCTGGCGTACTGA
- a CDS encoding cache domain-containing protein: MSRTTTAPASAAAEIVTRYFGSPIRMLSGWVEPFAERVAELQRTGPLTRAKIDDLVEPYALRTLDLEDVPVYGAGFIAAIDLLADAHSHLAWWQGEDRRQLVLASQSVNKEHIDYSELEWYRVPMATGAPHVAGPYVDYLCSDEYTITIAVPATVDGTRIGVAGLDLLVSEVERELTPRFAALGQQVTLTNGVGRVVVSTDPRCATGDSVRGSRLADLPRIHCAGVALDVIVEDSGASGS; the protein is encoded by the coding sequence ATGAGCAGGACCACCACCGCCCCGGCGAGCGCCGCAGCGGAGATCGTCACCCGGTACTTCGGCTCCCCGATCCGGATGCTCTCCGGCTGGGTCGAGCCGTTCGCCGAGCGCGTCGCCGAACTGCAGCGGACCGGGCCGCTGACCCGGGCGAAGATCGACGACCTGGTCGAGCCGTACGCCCTGCGCACGCTCGACCTCGAGGACGTCCCCGTGTACGGGGCGGGGTTCATCGCGGCGATCGATCTGCTCGCCGACGCGCACAGCCATCTGGCCTGGTGGCAGGGCGAGGACCGGCGGCAGCTCGTGTTGGCGTCCCAGTCGGTGAACAAGGAGCACATCGACTACAGCGAGCTGGAGTGGTACCGGGTGCCGATGGCGACCGGCGCGCCGCACGTGGCGGGGCCGTACGTCGACTACCTGTGCAGCGACGAGTACACCATCACGATCGCCGTGCCGGCCACGGTCGACGGGACCCGGATCGGCGTCGCCGGCCTTGACCTGCTCGTCTCCGAGGTGGAGCGCGAGCTCACCCCGCGCTTCGCCGCCCTCGGCCAGCAGGTCACCCTCACGAACGGCGTCGGGCGCGTGGTCGTGTCCACCGACCCGCGCTGCGCGACCGGGGACTCCGTGCGCGGCAGCCGCCTCGCCGACCTCCCCCGCATCCACTGCGCGGGCGTCGCGCTCGACGTCATCGTCGAGGACTCCGGGGCATCCGGCTCTTGA
- a CDS encoding FadR/GntR family transcriptional regulator: MDPLTTASGARPHRSGDGRSRQPHRIQGAVFQPIGDEGRAELVERRLVEAITRGHLRAGERLPSESELARSFGVAPVTVREALLAVRGRGLIVTRRGRNGGSFVADDADPLAHARDAVLSSSRLALRDMGAHYGAITSAAIRLAARRADPSETTQVRGRLERMHELDAEQQLRLLDDVQVELVSLSQSARLTREQMKLQAEFSPFLRLVAPDEEGLRRRAEALRGIIDAVEAGDADDAGRRTEQMVADAIDALIQIQTRVAAEPR; this comes from the coding sequence ATGGACCCGCTGACCACCGCCTCCGGAGCGCGCCCGCACCGGTCCGGTGACGGCCGGTCCCGGCAGCCGCACCGCATCCAGGGCGCCGTCTTCCAGCCGATCGGCGACGAGGGCCGCGCCGAGCTCGTCGAGCGCAGGCTCGTCGAGGCGATCACCCGCGGGCACCTGCGCGCCGGGGAGCGTCTGCCGTCGGAGTCCGAGCTCGCCCGCAGCTTCGGCGTGGCACCGGTGACCGTGCGCGAGGCGCTGCTCGCGGTGCGCGGACGCGGCCTCATCGTGACCCGGCGCGGCCGCAACGGCGGCAGCTTCGTCGCCGACGACGCCGATCCCCTCGCCCACGCCCGCGACGCCGTGCTCAGCAGCTCCCGGCTCGCGCTGCGCGACATGGGCGCGCACTACGGCGCGATCACCTCCGCCGCCATCCGCCTGGCCGCGCGGCGCGCGGACCCGAGTGAGACGACGCAGGTGCGCGGCCGGCTCGAGCGGATGCACGAGCTCGACGCGGAACAGCAGCTGCGCCTGCTCGACGACGTGCAGGTCGAGCTCGTCTCGCTCAGCCAGTCCGCCCGGCTCACCCGCGAGCAGATGAAGCTGCAGGCCGAGTTCTCCCCGTTCCTGCGCCTGGTGGCGCCCGACGAGGAGGGGCTGCGGCGGCGCGCCGAGGCGCTGCGCGGCATCATCGACGCGGTCGAGGCCGGGGACGCCGACGACGCCGGCCGGCGCACCGAGCAGATGGTTGCCGACGCGATCGACGCCCTGATCCAGATCCAGACCCGGGTCGCCGCGGAGCCGCGATGA
- a CDS encoding ABC transporter ATP-binding protein, which produces MTTAAPAAQPAKDAESVQGSVSLQKLTKSFGDFTAVRDLDLDVAPGEFLSMLGPSGSGKTTVLRVIAGFESATSGTVRLSGVDVTRVPPHQRHVNTVFQDYALFPHMTIAENVGYGMRVRGTAKAERVTQVQEALRRVRLDHLADRLPHQLSGGQRQRIALARALILRPQVLLLDEPLGALDKQLREHMQIELKQIQREVGITFIFVTHDQEEALTLSDRVAVFNNGRIEQVGSAREVYENPQTEFVARFLGLSNLVEAGLAEELTGDRRTMSIRPERVRLLPTDAPLPDGDVGLAGTIREIVYTGPATRYLVAADAGMEIISEQPNAHDPAAGASLRRGDRVRAAWTPAHAARLP; this is translated from the coding sequence ATGACGACCGCAGCCCCCGCCGCGCAGCCCGCGAAGGACGCCGAATCCGTCCAGGGCAGCGTCTCGCTGCAGAAGCTCACCAAGTCGTTCGGCGACTTCACCGCGGTGCGCGATCTCGACCTCGACGTCGCGCCGGGGGAGTTCCTCTCCATGCTCGGCCCGTCCGGCTCGGGCAAGACCACGGTGCTGCGGGTGATCGCCGGTTTCGAGTCCGCCACCTCCGGCACGGTCCGCCTCTCCGGCGTGGACGTCACCCGAGTGCCGCCGCATCAGCGCCACGTGAACACCGTGTTCCAGGACTACGCGCTCTTCCCGCACATGACCATCGCCGAGAACGTCGGCTACGGGATGCGGGTGCGCGGGACGGCGAAGGCGGAGCGCGTCACGCAGGTGCAGGAGGCGCTGCGCCGGGTGCGCCTCGACCACCTCGCCGACCGGCTCCCGCACCAGCTCTCCGGTGGGCAGCGGCAGCGGATCGCCCTCGCCCGCGCGCTCATCCTGCGGCCGCAGGTGCTCCTGCTGGACGAGCCTCTCGGCGCCCTGGACAAGCAGCTGCGCGAGCACATGCAGATCGAGCTGAAGCAGATCCAGCGCGAGGTCGGCATCACGTTCATCTTCGTCACGCACGACCAGGAGGAGGCCCTGACCCTGAGCGACCGCGTCGCGGTGTTCAACAACGGCCGCATCGAGCAGGTCGGCAGCGCCCGCGAGGTGTACGAGAACCCGCAGACCGAGTTCGTGGCACGCTTCCTCGGCCTGTCCAACCTCGTCGAGGCCGGTCTCGCCGAAGAGCTCACCGGTGACCGGCGCACCATGAGCATCCGTCCCGAGCGTGTCCGGCTGCTGCCCACGGACGCCCCGCTCCCGGACGGCGACGTGGGGCTGGCCGGCACGATCCGGGAGATCGTGTACACCGGCCCCGCCACCCGCTACCTCGTCGCGGCGGATGCCGGCATGGAGATCATCTCCGAGCAGCCGAACGCCCACGATCCCGCCGCCGGAGCGTCCCTCCGCCGCGGCGACCGAGTCCGGGCCGCGTGGACCCCAGCCCACGCGGCCCGGCTTCCCTGA